In one Eulemur rufifrons isolate Redbay chromosome 14, OSU_ERuf_1, whole genome shotgun sequence genomic region, the following are encoded:
- the AHSP gene encoding alpha-hemoglobin-stabilizing protein: MAFLQTNKNLISTGMKEFNVLLKQQVFNDPPVSEEAMVTVVDDWMNFYINYYRRQVTGEQEEQDRALQQLQQELNTLANTFLAKYRAFLKSHEHLNHPLPSF, from the exons ATGGCCTTTCTTCAGACCAATAAGAATCTCATTTCCACGGGAATGAAGGAATTTAATGTTCTGCTGAAACAACAG GTCTttaacgatcctcctgtctctgaAGAAGCCATGGTGACAGTGGTGGACGACTGGATGAACTTCTACATCAACTATTACAGGCGGCAGGTGACAGGGGAGCAGGAAGAGCAAGACAGGGCTCTGCAGCAACTTCAGCAAGAGCTGAACACTCTGGCCAACACTTTCCTGGCCAAATATAGGGCCTTCCTGAAGTCCCATGAGCACCTAAATCACCCACTGCCTTCCTTCTAG